Proteins encoded by one window of Halobacteriovorax sp. GB3:
- a CDS encoding 2Fe-2S iron-sulfur cluster binding domain-containing protein, which produces MHKVTIRPTGQVLEVDGETNLLDALKAHGHFVKSSCGGHASCSDCIVKIIDGDDNINTPPFEEVQLMGNVYHITKERLSCQTYVQGQVTIDISEHDKSAVEKRLQNKSSGFLKNKAPVSTRVRKKEDVDKIMTERQAIRDERRKRDNEWEGHWKKDKDEQGESAPRIKRLGGGKKPKLFRTDHLENLDEQLQKEREEREAHREKKEFREKREKSFRHKGPNRDPSDKKAGFPKPKKDFRKSRKK; this is translated from the coding sequence ATGCATAAGGTGACTATCAGACCTACAGGTCAAGTTTTAGAAGTTGATGGAGAGACAAATCTTCTCGATGCACTAAAGGCCCACGGTCATTTTGTTAAATCTTCTTGTGGTGGCCACGCAAGTTGCTCTGACTGTATCGTAAAAATCATTGATGGAGATGACAATATTAACACTCCACCATTTGAAGAAGTACAGCTTATGGGTAACGTCTATCACATCACAAAAGAAAGACTTTCATGCCAGACTTATGTTCAAGGTCAAGTGACAATTGATATTTCTGAGCATGACAAATCAGCAGTTGAAAAAAGATTGCAAAATAAATCGAGTGGCTTTTTAAAAAATAAGGCCCCGGTTTCGACAAGAGTTCGTAAGAAAGAAGATGTCGATAAGATTATGACTGAGAGACAGGCCATTCGTGATGAGCGTCGCAAACGCGATAACGAGTGGGAAGGTCACTGGAAAAAAGACAAAGATGAACAAGGAGAAAGTGCTCCTCGTATCAAGCGTCTTGGTGGTGGTAAGAAGCCTAAGCTTTTTAGAACAGATCATCTTGAGAATCTAGATGAGCAACTTCAAAAAGAGCGTGAAGAGCGCGAGGCCCACCGTGAGAAAAAAGAATTTAGGGAAAAAAGAGAGAAGAGCTTTCGTCACAAAGGTCCAAATAGAGATCCAAGTGATAAGAAAGCAGGATTTCCAAAACCTAAAAAAGACTTTAGAAAATCGAGAAAAAAATAA